The genomic interval GCGGCGGCGGAATTGTAGGCAGATTTTTGCCGCTGCCCAGAAAATGCAGAAAAAAGTCATTCAGCGCGTCATCCATACGCTGATGTATGACGTTGCGCTCCTCCGGACTGACGGAACGACAAAGTTCGGGCAACTCGGCGGCGAGAGATTCCGGACAGGGAGACATCAGGGCGCCGGTATCCGCGTCCGGCAGGCTCATATAGCGGGCCTTGCCGTTCATCAGCCGGGCGATGGCGTCAGCGTGCAGGCCGGGCCGGTTCATGGCGTCGCGCTCGGCGGCGATCAGCAGCAGCGGGGGATGGAAATAGCGGAACGAGGCGGGGCTGAACAGCATGCCGAAGCCGGGGGCCACGGCGGCCACCGCCTTGATGCGGGGATCGGCCAGGCTCTTCGTCAGCGGCAGGCTCCGGCAGACGGCGTCCACCCTGTCTCTGGCCCAGCGGTTGCAATAGATGTCCTGCCGCCCGGCCTTGGCGCAATAGTCCGGCCAGGAAATGCAGTCGGGCAGGGCGCCGCCCAGCAGCAGCGCGGCGGTGCCGCCGGCGCCGAAGCCCAGCAGACCGATACG from Desulfovibrio porci carries:
- a CDS encoding alpha/beta hydrolase family protein; the protein is MPIRRLVFILLLLFQVFVPARVAVAADSYQVGFRTLGQWSADTNLRLDVNIWYPSIRPPRELNYAPWTITAARNGKAVEGRFPLLLLSHASPGTRFSYHDTAARLASYGFVVAAPTHAQDCMDDMSLLFTWRQLENRTKELSGAIDLLLNDPELAASIDKNRIGLLGFGAGGTAALLLGGALPDCISWPDYCAKAGRQDIYCNRWARDRVDAVCRSLPLTKSLADPRIKAVAAVAPGFGMLFSPASFRYFHPPLLLIAAERDAMNRPGLHADAIARLMNGKARYMSLPDADTGALMSPCPESLAAELPELCRSVSPEERNVIHQRMDDALNDFFLHFLGSGKNLPTIPPPPDLTPSPQPQAQPTAPAPRPRQRRTR